The Bactrocera dorsalis isolate Fly_Bdor chromosome 2, ASM2337382v1, whole genome shotgun sequence region tacacgtcgaacagtatggactaaagtcatgacgTTGATAttagcttctgaagcaaccatgcccactgagtatttgAGTAAGATGGAAAACCAGGTCCCCATGTTGTCTACGTATCCACGagtgtatgtccgaaatcagtcgATGGGTCCACTGTCTTTTGaatgaagtttgccaccgttgctgccacattgcgATGCTTTTAATTCTGTCGTCTCATGTACATCGAGTTCCATAGCAGCGGGCCTAAAACCGAgtcttgcggtactccactggtGATAGTGTAGCCCTGAGTGCCCTCGTCCGTCTCGAATAGCAATCTCGAATTTTGAAAGTagctcattataatatttattagataATGAGGAGCGTATATATCGCGtagagcttttattatatttgccccACTTTGCGGAGTTGAATGCATtttcacatccagggttattagcgcgcaCCTTTCTATCTTTtcccacttactgcacatttcacAGTATCAACTACTTCTATTAGTGCGTCAATAGTAGAgctcttttttataaagccgtattgtccctctgataatccgccggttTTTGGGATtgcggtttcttacaatgctttcgtacactttcccaatcgtggtcgagcatgcaaagaggtcgatatGATGAAGGTACTTCTGCTGGCTTTGAAGTAAACCAGACGCTCTGTCTTCCACGGATCCGGAaacacctcttctaatatacacgcattgtacatgtgAACGACAAAGATCGACATACGTACGTTGGATCTCAGTATGTATAGCCGATTGCATCGTACAGGCAGTGAAAATAGTTGTAATGGGCTTGAAGCTTCCGCTCAAAGGGTGTATTTAGGGCTTTAAGCTTATTAAGAAAACATATATTgctaagtacatatgcatttatcataaataagaaaatatatctaACCTTTATTACAAACTACAATATTTAGCCGTTTTAGAATGTTACACACTTTTTTGGTTGTGTTAACAGCACAAAATAAATCAATCAGGCCAACATGATCACTGACAGCTCCAACAGTTCCATTGAGTGCGCAGCCGTCATTGGCTTTATGCTTTCGCCATTTATTTACCTTGTTTTATGCCTCAGATATGACGATGGCTGGGTGCCATATCAATGTCCGATATCGCACAGACCACATTGTTTGCGGCTAATATAgtttttttactcaaaattgAGTTATGCGCAACGAAATGTAGAAACAAAGGAATATGTGTATAGATAGATGTGTGTATACATGATTTAATACCTTAGATGATCGTTGTGGGCTTATGACCGGAAATGAGCACTTACAGCGAATGCTATATAAGTAACACTTACGAGTGCGTTCTTAAATTGCAGTTCAGTAAAAATTcgcctaaaaaaatttaactgaaagttaatatttatataatcctAGCCACAATCACATTAAATAGTTTTATCAAACAatgataattatttaaattatattggtCTAATTTTTAAGTActcttttcgcaatttttacAGAGTTAGCCACTGAAGCTCACTCACAACCGCCCATTTCATAAGCATGCTATGCCGTCGAGGGTTAGTATTCAACGATTTGCATTTAAATCAGCAATAATTCTCTCCAACCAGCGGCATTTGCCACATGCAGTACGGTCCCATTGGAAGCAGCCGCTAGCCACATGCCGGTACCCAATTTGTTATGTAAAGATTATTGGCCGCTAAAGCACGAGTACACACACTGCAGTCCATCGAGTGCGGCAAGTGTTTAGAAAAGTTAAAGTGCGTGCAAATTCAGCTGAGGCCACAGCGTGCAGAACAGGCCACTCAAGCCTTTCATGCAGTTCATTTGTTTTGACCGGGTTAACATAACACCCGCTGTGCCGAAGATTTGTTTACTTGTCTTGTAACTATTTTTGTTTGCTCTTTACTTCCTTCCCGCTTTTCACTTGCATTATGTGgcaacaataaattatttagcCATACATGAACCTACATACAAGCATTAGAAATTCGTAAAGAGAAGAGAACTGGTTGATTGAGTGAAAACCCATATGGTTCTGCAAATTGAACATGCAACAACTGATGGCTAAATTTATTTTGGTTAAAACGATTTGTTGTATTAATTATTGACTTTAGCTTAGCAGCAAACATTTTGTTGTGGTTTTCTAACGAAAATCTGCAATCTTTctgattttcagtttttttgcgCTCAAGCCCTATTGAATATTTTGAGATTATCctggataaaaaaaaactaaagtgGAAAGAACATATATGAAGTCAGTGTTTCCCAACGAGATGTACAACTCATGTGTCAAGTAAAGTAAATAACGTAAATTACCTACACGACTTTGACAGATGACTGCATCACATAGTTTAAAACCCATGGGCAAGATCACaataaaacgttaacttcggttgtatCTGATGTAATTTGAAAGTCACTGGATCACCTCATGTGAAGCTGGCTgtcagctggctctataaaagaaaagcaggcaccgtGTCTTAGATGACTCTCTCGGCTCGGTTCGTATACATAAAGAGAGGGCCGGATCATCctgatcttttatatatgttttttatgagGTCTCCGACTTGTCACATTGTACTACTGAAAACTTTCAAGTACTTACTGTATATATCAAGTTCCTTCAGCGCTTGATTTGactaaatgttaaaaaaagttgttgtcttggctaaatgtaaacaaaggttatGAACTTAGCCGTATGCAAACTGGAAGTTCATTGAccgaaaacataaacaaataagcCATTGACCTTGGCCAAATGTAATACAAAGCGTCACTGACCTCACTATACATAAACAATAGAGTCAATGActccaaatgtaaacaaagattTTTGACTTAACTAGACAGACGAACAGACCGATGAACATGGCAAAATCGATTTAACTCGTCATgctaattttcttcttctttactagcgtagacaccggttatagccgagttaacaacaacgctCCAGTCGTTCATCCTTTTCGCTATTTATCGTCAATTCGAGATGCGAAGTACAGCCAGATTCTTCTCCTCACCTGaattaaacaattaaacaaatacgagggctgtccgataaataaccgacctaaccatgatgcacgcgactttttcaaaattttttttttatttttctacatagtctccttgtaactccacacacttctcccagcgatgctcccatctctgcaacccttccaaatagtacttggcgtctttgtctgcaaaatacgagttcatgaaagagattgcctcatcattgacgaaaatctctggccgccgagcgcagttttaagttgaggaaacaaaaaaaagtcgcttggtgctagatccggtgaataaggtggatggtcaagcagttcgaaccgcaattcgtggattttcgccatggcgactgttgaggtgtgagatggtgcgttgtcttggtggaacaagactttctttttttgcaaatgtggccgatttttcgaaatttcttcctttagcttgtccaataatgatgcgtagtatgctcctgttatagtttttcctttttcaagatagtcgataaaaataattccatggctgtcccaaaaaacactcgccatcactttcccagccgaatacacagctttaggtttttttgggcctggttcccccttttcaattcactgtttagattggatttttgtttcgggcgtataatgatgaatccaagtttcgtctacagttatcaatcggcgccaaaactcggtcttattgcctctaaactgagccaacagagcgctggaaatgttcatgcgcgcacgtttgtggtctagcgtaagcaaacgcggcacccaacgcgcggacagctttctcatgcccaaatcttggtttaatatgtgacaaacagtttcttttgacatcttcataatctcagctatttccctaactttaatccggcggtcgtctagtaccaattgacgaactttagcgatgttatcgttagtggttacagtttttggacgcctaggacgttcatcatcttttaagctcctgcgaccacgtttaaattcagctgcccaaaattttacggtggtaaacgatggtgcagagtcaccatacacagagtccaactcatctttgatttgtgaaggcgtattgcctttcaaaaataaaaatttaattacagctcgatattccattttttccattttggggaaatcaccgaaatggactcacaaaaacgactgtcaacagataattgcgcaagataaatttctgaaattttggcgagtagctattataatatgcacaatttgaagtagaaacttttttttcagatgtgccgctagcttcacgttgaggtcggttatttatcggacagccctcgtacttagtcgacggtctgagttcaaaactttgcgcacacgagtcacattgtcggtgtttgtcgaagtcacaggtctcccagcacggtcttcaacAGCGACCTCTTCTCGGCTCTCCAAAAAAGCCTGTtgtcaccgaaacacaccactttttgCTAAAGAGTTTAATCGCGttcctctgctctaacgaacgctacattctcggcttgcaccactcacagaaacatgtcgcgcgaaaatgttcgtCCTGACTCCCAGACGCTCGGAGACAACTAACCAGCCACTCATTCGTCAGCTAGGAATGCTATCTATCGTATCAAGTCGGTGCACGCACGCTCctaagtacagtcgcggcgaaagaaactcagtcctattactttccggacaaaccctgtagaatttattatcaatattttgcaATGCGTTTTTAGATTAATTAAAGTCTTTTTACTAAATTAATCCAATAAATGAAAACTATCTTATTGCAAGGCTTACGCGACCTCTGTTTGTGCGGCATACACTTGCCTGGTGATGTTGGCTATGCATCCGGAAATTCAGTAGCGTATATTCCAAGAGATGCGCTCTGTGCTTAGTTACTTGTTAACACATTTatttaacagctgtttcttCATGGCAGCAGCTATTTTCTGTTAGTAGAAATTTCACTAGTAAAAACTAGCAGTTCTCTAAGCCAAGAAATTAAATTACTGATTAGCTTATATCTTCTTGAGTTTCTACAAAAATATGTGATTGGTTATTTTAAAGTTTGCACTATTTgcttgtaaaaattaaaaagaaaaatccaTTTTAAAGCTgaattcacaatttttattgcGTCAACATATAATACTTATGCCgcctagtatgtatgtatatgtatatttcgataatatttctatatttctgCTTGGTGCTTGCTGgaagaaaaacataaataattataaatgtatgtatttcaaatgCTTaaagtgtgtatatatgtatatggctaCATTTTTTTAGCGCTAATTATCAATTATCCATTCACGGCTATGACATAATTTCACTCGTAAAACTGTTTAAAATGTGcgactataaatattttaataaggcCTAAATGGCCTTTCACTGGCaaaaaattttcgcaaattatACTTTTTCCTGTGTAAATTCCAGgcgacaatatacatatgtaaatacttaatttttgcaggcaaaatttgcatttaatatatacaatatacccacaatttttatatatttataagcatatatgtactaCGTtatattggtaaaaaaaaaataaaacttataaataaaccCAATAATTTATACGGATTGTGCCTTTTTTTGTGATTAGCTGCTTTCACACCCGATTTTATCGCATAGCAATTAATGCCAAATGATATTCTTAGACAGCAAACTAcacataaaatgtatataaaggcTTTCCGCTGTGGAATCAGTTCCTTTCATTAAATATTCCGTGCTGAATCGTGGTGTCTTTAACGTCTCAGTGCGAAAATGAGTGCTTTAATTAGTATAGAAACGCTGATTATAACGGCAGTTCTTCTCTTACTCTACGCCAGTTGGCGCTTGCGCCAAAAGCAAAAATACTATAGCAACGTAACTTCAAACTTGCCTACCATTGGTGGTCTACCGTTTATTGGGCAATCCTATCATTTGTTTAATGTGGAGAGTaagttgttgtcgttgttgccaAAAAAGTGCTGCAAAACTAAAGAGTGATTGAATTGCCATACAATTACAGCATTGCTGGATAAACTGAATGCCGGCTTTGAGAGCATGAAGACATCGACGGGTTGCATGTGGATGGCAACAACGCCGTACGTGCTTACCGTCGATCCCGAGGTTATTAAGCATGTCACCACCTCGCCTGATTTCCTCAGTAAAGCCAGAGATTTGTATACACATTTTGATAACGGCGTACTCAATGGCATCATCATGAGTCCAGGTGATGGCGTATAAATTCTATAGGTATACATtttcttttagattttttttttttttaatttttcgcacAAGCAGTAAATAAATGGAAAACCAATCGCAAGGCTATCAGTCCTTTCCTTGCACATACTAATATTTTGGGTTTGTTTCCTTCCTTCAATGAGAATGCAGTCAATGTGAAGAACAAGCTTGAAAGATTGGCTGGGCTAGGTGAACAGgatatttatacaagtatcaACGAATGTGTCCTACAGCTGAGTCTTCGTAAGTATATAGgatgaaaatttcaaagtaaattttttacatgttaataaaaacaaatttaaagacCATAAAAGACCAAGCTTCGAAGtgtcttttttgcttttataaaacCTTTATAAACATATGTGCTGGGCTTAAATAACGTTacctaaataattttgaaactcGAGTTTGTatgctatttttgtatttataaaaccTATGTACtgacttttcatttttattaaatttcagtaACTATTATGGGTATAAAGATAGAAGAGGGCAGTGTGAAGCACCAGGAACTCCTGACGGCATTTACTGAGTAAGTTACGTTGATCCGCCTAccacttaaataataaaaaaacactgcCCTGCAGCATTATTGGTCACATGTCCAAAAACATCGTACTCAATTCGTTTGGCCTAGGCTTTCTATCTAATACTCCACACTATAAAAGAACAGTTAAATACTTACAAGCCTTAGTCCGAACCGTAAGTCGAAAAATCCtacaaatgtaataaataaatatacatacttgtatataaatctATCTTATAAATCATTGCAGCGGATAAAGGAAAATCTTGCAGGAAATATTGAGACGGAGGCCATAAACTATTTTGAAGAGAACAGACACTCGATGTTTCATTTAGCGCTAAAAGCACTGCGGAagaaaatatttagcaaaaagGATGTGGAAATTGAGTGTTTCACAATGATTGCTGCGGTAAAGCtattacaattttgaattttaaatatttttattcctttacatgtacataagtaaaattcaacaatttccaattatttttcacataaatagaAAAGCAATCGGATATTAGTACAGTCCAACTGCAGCATTTTTCGTTTATAGCTCTTTTTTCGCTTTTAGAACTAACTTAAACAATTCTccaaatgttttcaatttatacGTATATCTGATACTAAGCCTCGAAACGTACCCTTGTAATTCCAGTCTTACGAGACCTCCGTTGGTGCGGCATACACTTGCCTGGTAATGTTGGCAATGCATCCTGAAATACAGGAACGTGTATTCCAAGAGATTCATTCCGTGTTTCCGGATGCAATTACAACCGTTGAGTATGACGATTTGCAGAAAATTCCCTATTTAGATATGGTTATATCGGAATCATTGCGTTTAGTACCACCAATAACCATTTTGGGACGGGAAGTTGAAAAAGACACCAAACTCTGTCCAGGTGTAATATTGCCCAAACACACGCAAGTTTATATACCAATTTACATATTGCATAGGCGTAAAGAAATTTGGGGTACAGACGCACATCGTTTCAATCCAGATAACTTTTTGCCCGAGAACATTGAAG contains the following coding sequences:
- the LOC105230837 gene encoding probable cytochrome P450 313a4, with the protein product MSALISIETLIITAVLLLLYASWRLRQKQKYYSNVTSNLPTIGGLPFIGQSYHLFNVETLLDKLNAGFESMKTSTGCMWMATTPYVLTVDPEVIKHVTTSPDFLSKARDLYTHFDNGVLNGIIMSPVNKWKTNRKAISPFLAHTNILGLFPSFNENAVNVKNKLERLAGLGEQDIYTSINECVLQLSLLTIMGIKIEEGSVKHQELLTAFTDIIGHMSKNIVLNSFGLGFLSNTPHYKRTVKYLQALVRTRIKENLAGNIETEAINYFEENRHSMFHLALKALRKKIFSKKDVEIECFTMIAASYETSVGAAYTCLVMLAMHPEIQERVFQEIHSVFPDAITTVEYDDLQKIPYLDMVISESLRLVPPITILGREVEKDTKLCPGVILPKHTQVYIPIYILHRRKEIWGTDAHRFNPDNFLPENIEERHPYSYMAFSKGPRNCIGFRYAEITLRIMLIHLVRNLKFSTTTKFEDIILIPKVTMTYKNNPQISIEVRAD